A window of Rhizobium acidisoli contains these coding sequences:
- a CDS encoding DUF4167 domain-containing protein: MRPGQQNKRGRGRGNNNNNNGGGGNNNNNNFNRKGGNPLTRTYDSSGPDVKIRGTAQHIAEKYAQLARDAQSSGDRVIAENYLQHAEHYNRIIASAQAQMQERFQRDDRGEYDRDGADRDGSDRDGDDMDNNDNDGDDVVIVQPPQNRQQHRPQAQPQPAPAPAAAPAPQPEVIDGTGPQPEIEGIPAEVAMDEEGSAGQPRQPRRRSTGSRPRRPRRGAEGEAAAEGEGASGEAPVLADAASE, translated from the coding sequence ATGAGGCCAGGACAGCAGAACAAGCGCGGTCGAGGGCGTGGTAACAACAATAATAACAACGGCGGCGGTGGAAATAACAATAACAACAATTTCAACCGCAAGGGCGGCAATCCGCTGACCCGGACCTATGACAGCTCCGGCCCCGATGTGAAGATTCGCGGGACTGCCCAGCATATCGCCGAAAAATACGCGCAGCTTGCCCGCGATGCTCAAAGCTCCGGCGACCGCGTGATTGCCGAGAACTATCTCCAGCACGCCGAGCATTACAATCGTATCATCGCCAGCGCCCAGGCGCAGATGCAGGAACGCTTCCAGCGCGACGATCGCGGCGAGTATGATCGCGATGGTGCAGACCGCGACGGTTCGGATCGCGACGGCGACGATATGGATAACAACGACAATGACGGTGACGATGTCGTTATCGTCCAGCCGCCGCAGAACAGGCAGCAGCACCGGCCGCAGGCACAGCCGCAACCGGCGCCTGCTCCGGCAGCTGCACCGGCACCCCAGCCCGAGGTGATCGACGGAACCGGCCCACAGCCGGAGATCGAAGGCATTCCGGCCGAGGTCGCCATGGATGAAGAAGGCTCCGCCGGCCAGCCGCGCCAGCCCCGCCGCCGCAGCACCGGCAGCCGTCCCCGTCGCCCGCGTCGCGGCGCTGAAGGCGAAGCCGCCGCCGAGGGCGAGGGTGCCTCCGGCGAGGCGCCGGTACTGGCTGACGCCGCATCGGAATGA
- the prmC gene encoding peptide chain release factor N(5)-glutamine methyltransferase, which produces MSSTVADTLAEARRRFTEAGIADPATDARLLVAGLLKLSPTELLTRSAERLSPEQAEVMSKAVERRLGHEPVHRILGEREFYGLPLTLSVETLEPRPDTEILVDTVLAYLKDLAKVQDRLHILDMGTGTGAICLALLSECPDASGVGSDISADALHTARSNAERNGLQDRFQAVQSKWFESIQGSFHAIVSNPPYIASNVIHDLAPEVTKFDPVAALDGGPDGLDAYHAIAKDAARFMRPDGVVGLEIGYDQRNDVTAIFEAKGFKCLKSVKDYGQNDRVLVFALA; this is translated from the coding sequence ATGAGTTCGACGGTCGCCGATACGCTCGCCGAAGCGCGCCGCCGCTTCACGGAGGCGGGTATCGCCGACCCGGCGACCGATGCGCGCTTGCTCGTCGCCGGCCTTCTGAAACTATCGCCGACCGAGCTTTTGACGCGATCGGCCGAGAGGCTTTCGCCTGAGCAGGCGGAGGTGATGTCCAAGGCGGTCGAGCGGCGCCTCGGCCATGAGCCGGTGCACCGCATTCTCGGCGAGCGGGAATTCTACGGCCTGCCGCTTACCCTCTCGGTGGAAACGCTGGAGCCGCGGCCGGATACCGAAATCCTGGTCGATACGGTGCTTGCCTATCTCAAGGACCTTGCAAAGGTACAAGACCGCCTCCATATTCTTGACATGGGAACTGGGACAGGGGCGATATGCCTTGCGCTTTTGAGCGAATGTCCTGATGCGTCGGGTGTCGGAAGCGACATATCGGCGGATGCACTTCACACGGCAAGATCGAATGCAGAAAGAAACGGGTTGCAGGATCGTTTTCAGGCGGTGCAGTCGAAATGGTTCGAGAGCATCCAGGGTTCGTTTCACGCGATTGTCTCAAATCCGCCCTATATTGCTTCCAATGTCATTCACGATCTCGCTCCCGAAGTGACGAAATTTGATCCGGTCGCAGCACTGGATGGCGGCCCGGATGGGCTTGACGCCTACCACGCCATCGCCAAGGATGCGGCAAGGTTCATGAGGCCCGATGGGGTCGTCGGGCTGGAAATCGGTTACGATCAGCGCAACGATGTGACGGCGATCTTTGAAGCGAAAGGCTTCAAGTGCCTCAAATCCGTAAAAGATTATGGTCAGAACGATAGGGTGCTCGTGTTCGCGCTCGCGTGA
- the prfA gene encoding peptide chain release factor 1, with product MAKLPVEKMRELERRFGEIEARMSAGPAADVYVKLASEYSELQPVVTKIRAYEKAIAELADLETLLEDKSVDREMRDLAELELPEVKEQIEALEQEMQILLLPKDAADEKSAILEIRAGTGGSEAALFAGDLFRMYERFSAEKGWKVEVLSASEGEAGGYKEIIATITGRGVFAKLKFESGVHRVQRVPETEAGGRIHTSAATVAVLPEAEEIDIEIRPEDIRIDTMRSSGAGGQHVNTTDSAVRITHLPSGIVVTSSEKSQHQNRAKAMQVLRSRLYDAERQRADSERSADRKSQVGSGDRSERIRTYNFPQGRITDHRINLTLYKLDRMMEGEIEEVVDALMADYQASQLAQLGEQQ from the coding sequence GTGGCGAAGCTTCCCGTTGAAAAGATGCGCGAGCTGGAACGCCGTTTCGGCGAGATCGAAGCGCGCATGTCGGCCGGCCCGGCTGCCGATGTCTATGTGAAGCTCGCATCCGAATATTCCGAGCTGCAGCCGGTCGTGACGAAGATCCGCGCCTATGAAAAGGCGATTGCCGAGCTTGCCGATCTCGAAACGCTCCTCGAGGACAAGTCGGTCGATCGCGAAATGCGCGACCTCGCCGAGCTGGAGCTGCCCGAGGTGAAAGAGCAGATCGAGGCGCTCGAGCAGGAGATGCAGATTCTGCTTCTGCCGAAGGACGCAGCGGACGAAAAAAGCGCGATCCTCGAAATCCGCGCCGGCACGGGCGGATCGGAAGCGGCCCTTTTTGCCGGCGATCTCTTTCGTATGTATGAGCGTTTTTCGGCGGAAAAAGGCTGGAAGGTGGAGGTTCTCTCAGCAAGCGAAGGCGAAGCCGGCGGTTACAAGGAAATCATCGCGACGATCACCGGCAGAGGCGTCTTCGCCAAGCTGAAATTCGAATCCGGCGTGCATCGCGTGCAGCGTGTGCCTGAGACCGAGGCGGGCGGGCGCATCCATACGTCGGCCGCAACGGTTGCAGTGCTGCCGGAGGCCGAGGAGATCGACATCGAGATCCGGCCGGAAGATATCCGCATCGACACGATGCGCTCTTCGGGCGCGGGCGGCCAGCACGTCAATACGACGGACTCGGCGGTGCGCATCACCCATCTGCCGAGCGGCATCGTTGTCACCAGCTCGGAAAAATCGCAGCACCAGAACCGCGCCAAGGCGATGCAAGTGCTGCGCTCCAGGCTCTACGACGCCGAGCGGCAGAGGGCCGACAGCGAGCGCTCGGCCGACCGCAAGAGCCAGGTCGGTTCCGGCGACCGCTCCGAACGCATTCGCACCTATAATTTCCCGCAGGGGCGCATAACCGATCATCGCATCAATCTGACGCTCTATAAGCTCGACCGGATGATGGAAGGTGAGATCGAGGAAGTCGTCGATGCGCTGATGGCCGACTACCAGGCAAGCCAGCTGGCGCAGCTCGGCGAGCAGCAATGA
- the ptsP gene encoding phosphoenolpyruvate--protein phosphotransferase — protein sequence MRDLSGGPRVLLRRLRELMAEPLEPQDRLDRIVRQIAGNMVAEVCSVYVLRADGVLELYATEGLNREAVHLAQLKMGQGLVGTIAASAQPLNLSDAQSHPAFRYLPETGEEIYHSFLGVPILRTGRSLGVLVVQNKASRNYREEELEALETTAMVLAEMIATGELKKITKPGLELDLTRSVTVDGDTYNDGIGLGYVVLHEPRIVVTNLLNEDAEKEIRRLAEAMGSLRISIDDMLSRRDVSMEGEHREVLETYRMFAHDQGWVRKLEEAIRNGLTAEAAVEKVQSDTKARMMRLTDPYLRERMHDFEDLANRLLRQLTGYTGRTTAEGFPNDAVILARAMGAAELLDYPRANVRGLVLEEGAVTSHVVIVARAMGIPVIGQAAGVVALAENGDAVIIDADEGHVHLRPMADHRRSYEEKVRFRARRQEQFRALRAVEPVTKDGQRIALMMNAGLLVDLPQLSESGAEGIGLFRTELQFMIASTMPKADEQEQFYRNVIKQAAGRPVTFRTLDIGGDKVVPYFRGHEEENPALGWRAIRLSLDRPGLLRTQLRALLKASADTELKLMVPMVTEVSELKVVRELLQKEVQHLSRFGHGLPRKLQFGAMLEVPALLWQLDELMEAVDFVSVGSNDLFQFSMAVDRGNARVSDRFDPLGKPFLRILRDIVRGADRNKTPVTLCGELASKPISAMALLGIGFRSISMSPASIGPVKAMLLGLDVGALATAMNEVLDDVHAMTPMREVLARFAESHNIPL from the coding sequence ATGAGAGACCTTTCCGGCGGTCCGCGCGTGCTGCTCAGGCGGCTGCGCGAGTTGATGGCGGAGCCGCTGGAGCCGCAGGATCGTCTTGACCGGATCGTCCGCCAGATCGCCGGCAACATGGTGGCTGAGGTCTGCTCGGTTTACGTGCTGCGCGCCGATGGCGTGCTCGAACTCTATGCCACCGAAGGCCTCAACCGCGAAGCCGTGCACCTGGCGCAATTGAAGATGGGGCAGGGCCTGGTCGGCACGATCGCGGCCTCGGCCCAGCCGCTCAACCTTTCCGACGCACAGTCGCATCCTGCTTTCCGCTACCTGCCGGAGACCGGCGAAGAGATCTACCATTCCTTCCTCGGTGTGCCGATCCTCAGGACCGGGCGCTCGCTCGGCGTTCTCGTCGTGCAGAACAAGGCAAGCCGCAACTATCGCGAGGAGGAGCTCGAAGCGCTCGAGACGACGGCGATGGTGCTGGCCGAGATGATCGCCACCGGCGAGCTGAAGAAGATCACCAAGCCGGGCCTCGAACTCGACCTGACGCGCTCGGTGACCGTCGACGGCGACACCTATAATGACGGCATCGGCCTCGGTTACGTCGTGCTGCACGAGCCGCGCATCGTCGTCACCAACCTGCTCAACGAAGATGCCGAGAAGGAAATCCGGCGGCTGGCCGAAGCCATGGGCTCGCTCAGGATCTCGATCGACGACATGCTGTCGCGCCGCGACGTGTCAATGGAAGGCGAGCACCGCGAGGTGCTCGAAACCTATCGCATGTTCGCGCATGACCAGGGCTGGGTGCGCAAGCTCGAGGAGGCGATCCGCAACGGCCTGACGGCGGAAGCGGCGGTCGAAAAGGTGCAGAGCGACACCAAGGCGCGGATGATGCGGTTGACCGACCCCTATCTGCGCGAACGCATGCATGATTTCGAGGATCTGGCGAACCGGCTGCTCAGGCAATTGACGGGTTATACCGGGCGGACGACCGCCGAGGGCTTCCCCAACGATGCGGTCATCCTGGCGCGCGCCATGGGGGCGGCCGAGCTGCTCGATTATCCCCGCGCCAATGTGCGCGGGCTGGTGCTGGAAGAAGGCGCGGTGACCAGCCATGTGGTGATCGTCGCGCGCGCCATGGGTATTCCGGTCATCGGCCAGGCAGCGGGTGTGGTGGCGCTTGCCGAGAACGGCGATGCCGTGATCATCGACGCCGACGAAGGACACGTGCATCTGCGGCCGATGGCCGATCACCGGCGCTCCTACGAGGAAAAGGTTCGCTTCCGCGCCAGACGGCAGGAACAGTTCCGAGCACTGCGCGCCGTCGAGCCGGTGACAAAGGATGGGCAGCGGATCGCGCTGATGATGAATGCGGGGCTGCTGGTCGACCTGCCGCAGCTTTCGGAATCGGGTGCCGAGGGCATTGGCCTCTTCCGCACCGAACTGCAGTTCATGATCGCCTCCACCATGCCGAAGGCGGACGAGCAGGAGCAGTTCTACCGCAATGTGATAAAACAGGCGGCGGGCCGCCCCGTCACCTTCCGTACGCTCGATATCGGCGGCGACAAGGTCGTGCCGTATTTCCGCGGCCATGAGGAAGAAAATCCAGCACTCGGCTGGCGCGCCATCCGGCTGTCGCTCGACCGGCCGGGACTGTTGCGCACCCAGTTGCGCGCCCTGTTGAAGGCATCGGCCGATACCGAGCTGAAGCTGATGGTGCCGATGGTAACCGAGGTTTCCGAGCTGAAGGTGGTGCGCGAGCTGCTGCAGAAGGAAGTGCAGCATCTCTCACGCTTCGGCCATGGTCTGCCGCGCAAGCTGCAGTTCGGAGCGATGCTGGAGGTGCCAGCACTGCTTTGGCAGCTCGATGAGCTGATGGAGGCGGTGGATTTCGTCTCGGTCGGTTCGAACGACCTCTTCCAGTTTTCGATGGCGGTCGATCGCGGCAATGCGCGGGTCTCGGACCGGTTCGACCCGCTCGGCAAACCGTTTTTGCGCATTCTGCGCGATATCGTGCGCGGCGCGGACCGGAACAAGACGCCGGTAACGCTCTGCGGCGAACTCGCCAGCAAGCCGATCTCGGCGATGGCGCTGCTCGGTATCGGTTTCCGTTCGATCTCGATGTCGCCGGCCTCGATCGGACCGGTGAAGGCGATGCTGCTCGGGCTCGATGTCGGGGCGCTGGCAACGGCGATGAACGAGGTGCTGGACGATGTCCACGCCATGACGCCGATGCGAGAGGTGCTTGCCCGCTTCGCCGAGAGCCACAATATTCCCCTTTAG
- a CDS encoding aspartate kinase: MARIVMKFGGTSVADLDRIKNVARHVKREVDAGHEVAVVVSAMSGKTNELVGWVQGMPKVIGANSPFYDAREYDAVVASGEQVTSGLLAIALQAMDINARSWQGWQIPIRTDNAHGAARIMEIDGSDIVKRMGEGQVAVIAGFQGLGPDNRLATLGRGGSDTSAVAIAAAVKADRCDIYTDVDGVYTTDPRIVPKARRLKKIAFEEMLEMASLGAKVLQVRSVELAMVHKVRTFVRSSFEDPDAPGMGDLLNPPGTLICDEDEIVEQEVVTGIAYAKDEAQISLRRLADRPGVSAAIFGPLAESHINVDMIVQNISEDGSKTDMTFTVPSGDVEKAIKVLSDHKEKIGYDVVQNESGLVKVSVIGIGMRSHAGVAATAFRALAEKGINIKAITTSEIKISILIDGPYAELAVRTLHSCYGLDKN; this comes from the coding sequence ATGGCACGCATCGTAATGAAATTCGGCGGCACGTCCGTCGCTGACCTGGACCGCATCAAGAACGTCGCCCGCCATGTCAAACGCGAAGTCGACGCCGGCCACGAGGTGGCGGTGGTGGTGTCGGCCATGTCCGGCAAGACCAATGAGCTGGTCGGCTGGGTGCAAGGCATGCCGAAGGTGATCGGCGCCAATTCGCCGTTTTACGATGCGCGGGAATATGATGCGGTGGTCGCCTCCGGCGAGCAGGTAACCTCCGGGCTGCTGGCGATCGCTTTGCAGGCGATGGATATCAATGCGCGGTCCTGGCAGGGATGGCAGATCCCGATCCGCACCGATAATGCGCATGGCGCGGCGCGGATTATGGAGATCGACGGCTCCGACATCGTCAAGCGGATGGGCGAGGGGCAGGTTGCCGTCATCGCCGGCTTCCAGGGACTGGGACCCGACAACCGCCTCGCGACGCTTGGCCGCGGCGGGTCGGACACCTCGGCTGTCGCGATCGCAGCCGCTGTCAAGGCGGATCGCTGCGATATCTATACTGATGTCGACGGCGTCTACACGACCGACCCGCGCATCGTGCCGAAGGCGCGCAGGCTGAAGAAGATCGCCTTCGAGGAAATGCTGGAAATGGCCTCGCTCGGCGCCAAGGTGCTGCAGGTGCGCTCGGTCGAGCTTGCCATGGTGCACAAGGTGCGCACCTTCGTGCGCTCGTCATTCGAAGATCCCGATGCTCCGGGCATGGGCGATCTTCTAAACCCGCCCGGAACGCTGATTTGTGACGAGGATGAAATCGTGGAACAGGAAGTAGTCACCGGCATCGCCTATGCCAAGGATGAGGCTCAGATCTCGCTTCGCCGTCTTGCCGACCGGCCGGGCGTCTCCGCGGCGATCTTCGGGCCGCTCGCCGAATCCCATATCAATGTCGACATGATCGTCCAGAATATCTCTGAGGACGGGTCGAAGACCGACATGACCTTCACCGTGCCGTCTGGCGACGTCGAGAAGGCGATCAAGGTGCTTAGCGACCATAAGGAGAAGATCGGCTACGATGTCGTGCAGAACGAATCGGGGCTGGTGAAAGTCTCGGTCATCGGCATCGGCATGCGCAGCCACGCCGGCGTTGCCGCTACCGCATTTCGTGCACTTGCCGAAAAAGGCATCAACATCAAGGCGATCACCACCTCCGAGATCAAGATTTCCATCCTGATCGACGGTCCTTATGCGGAACTCGCTGTCAGGACTTTGCATTCCTGCTACGGTCTGGATAAGAATTGA
- the ubiG gene encoding bifunctional 2-polyprenyl-6-hydroxyphenol methylase/3-demethylubiquinol 3-O-methyltransferase UbiG, whose protein sequence is MTEGARSTIDQGEVDRFSAMAAEWWSPTGKFRPLHKFNPVRLAYIRDKACENFGRDPKSARPLEGLRVLDIGCGGGLLSEPVARMGATVTGADPSEKNIGIASTHAKASGVSVDYRAVTAEELADAGETFDIVLNMEVVEHVADVEFFMTTCAKMVRPGGLIFVATINRTMKAAALAIFAAENILRWLPRGTHQYEKLVRPEELEKPLTASGLEITDRTGVFFNPLSNQWNLSKDMDVNYMLLAKRSA, encoded by the coding sequence ATGACGGAAGGCGCCAGAAGCACGATCGACCAGGGCGAAGTGGACCGCTTCTCGGCGATGGCGGCGGAATGGTGGAGCCCGACCGGCAAGTTCCGGCCGCTGCACAAATTCAATCCCGTCCGCCTCGCCTATATAAGAGACAAGGCCTGCGAGAATTTCGGCCGAGACCCGAAGAGCGCGCGTCCGCTGGAAGGCCTGCGCGTGCTCGATATCGGCTGCGGCGGCGGACTGTTGTCCGAACCTGTCGCCCGCATGGGCGCCACCGTCACCGGCGCCGATCCTTCCGAAAAGAATATCGGCATCGCCTCGACCCATGCCAAGGCCTCCGGCGTTTCGGTCGACTACCGCGCCGTCACCGCCGAGGAACTGGCGGACGCCGGCGAAACCTTCGACATCGTCCTGAACATGGAAGTGGTCGAACACGTCGCCGATGTCGAGTTTTTCATGACGACCTGCGCAAAAATGGTCCGCCCCGGCGGCCTGATCTTCGTTGCCACCATCAACCGCACGATGAAGGCAGCCGCCCTTGCCATCTTCGCCGCCGAAAACATCCTGCGCTGGCTGCCGCGCGGCACCCACCAATATGAGAAACTGGTGCGCCCGGAAGAGCTGGAAAAGCCATTGACGGCAAGCGGCCTCGAGATCACCGACCGCACCGGCGTCTTCTTCAATCCGCTGTCGAACCAATGGAACCTGTCCAAGGATATGGACGTGAATTATATGCTGCTGGCCAAGCGGTCTGCATAG
- a CDS encoding DUF3291 domain-containing protein, giving the protein MPSARLAFYNFGLHVAPAESKTVEGFVLREPLNFEAAARACGFIGRSGYAGYPGARSWGVQVFPRYIEGSGFTSAPSSLSLWADIESLMAFTYNGMHAEALKHARNWNVKQTWPPLVLWWVPGHHRPDWQEGVERLEYLADHGPSPSAFTFKQPYGPDGAETAIDRDRVKELAVRNAETQRDLLAHVQTLKV; this is encoded by the coding sequence ATGCCGTCCGCGCGTCTGGCCTTCTACAATTTCGGCCTGCACGTCGCGCCTGCCGAAAGTAAAACGGTCGAAGGCTTCGTTCTCCGCGAGCCGTTGAATTTCGAAGCCGCGGCCCGTGCCTGCGGCTTCATCGGACGCTCGGGCTATGCCGGTTATCCGGGAGCAAGAAGCTGGGGCGTTCAGGTCTTTCCCCGTTATATCGAAGGCAGCGGCTTTACGTCCGCGCCGTCCTCCCTTTCGCTCTGGGCTGACATCGAGAGCCTGATGGCCTTTACCTATAACGGCATGCATGCAGAGGCGCTGAAACATGCGCGCAACTGGAATGTCAAACAGACATGGCCGCCGCTGGTTCTGTGGTGGGTGCCCGGCCATCACAGGCCGGATTGGCAGGAGGGTGTCGAACGCCTCGAATATCTCGCCGATCACGGGCCAAGCCCCAGCGCTTTCACCTTCAAGCAGCCTTACGGGCCTGACGGAGCGGAGACGGCAATCGATCGCGACCGGGTGAAGGAACTTGCCGTTCGCAACGCAGAAACCCAAAGGGATCTGCTTGCACACGTTCAAACCCTGAAAGTGTAG
- a CDS encoding DUF1178 family protein, whose product MIRYSLTCDNAHEFEGWFSESADFDRQIATGFLTCPVCHSAAVSKLLMAPSVSTARKKDERQTLAMDAMRQEALQKLKEAVAAVKANSEDVGTQFPEEARKIHYGEADARGIIGQATVDEAQALLEEGIEIAAIPVLPEDVN is encoded by the coding sequence TTGATCCGCTATTCCCTCACTTGCGACAATGCCCATGAATTCGAGGGCTGGTTTTCCGAAAGCGCCGATTTCGATCGTCAGATTGCGACCGGTTTCCTGACCTGCCCGGTCTGCCATTCCGCCGCCGTCTCCAAGCTCTTGATGGCACCTTCGGTGTCGACCGCACGCAAGAAGGACGAGAGGCAGACGCTGGCGATGGATGCCATGCGTCAGGAGGCGCTGCAGAAGCTCAAAGAGGCGGTCGCGGCAGTCAAGGCCAATTCCGAGGATGTCGGCACGCAATTTCCCGAGGAAGCCCGCAAGATCCATTATGGCGAGGCGGATGCCCGCGGCATCATCGGCCAGGCGACGGTCGACGAGGCGCAGGCGCTGCTCGAAGAGGGCATCGAGATCGCCGCCATTCCGGTTCTGCCCGAGGACGTGAACTGA
- a CDS encoding carbon-nitrogen hydrolase family protein, translating into MSFKAAAVQMCSGVDPEKNAAAMARLVREAAAQGATYVQTPEMTGMLQRDRAAARAVLADETHDIIVKTGSELARELGIHMHVGSTAIALADGKIANRGFLFGPDGRIVNRYDKIHMFDVDLDNGESWRESAAYTAGSEARVLSLPFAEMGFAICYDVRFPALFRAQAVAGAEVMTVPAAFTKQTGEAHWEILLRARAIENGVFVIAAAQAGRHEDGRETFGHSMIIDPWGTVLASAGATGEAVIVAEIDPAAVKAAHDKIPNLRNGREFSVEKIAGAVAGGVAA; encoded by the coding sequence ATGAGCTTCAAGGCCGCAGCCGTCCAGATGTGCTCCGGGGTCGATCCGGAGAAGAATGCCGCCGCCATGGCGCGGCTGGTGCGCGAGGCGGCCGCCCAGGGCGCGACCTATGTGCAGACGCCTGAGATGACCGGCATGCTGCAGCGCGACCGTGCGGCGGCGCGTGCGGTGCTCGCAGACGAGACGCATGACATCATCGTCAAGACCGGCTCCGAGCTCGCCCGGGAACTCGGCATCCACATGCATGTCGGCTCGACGGCGATTGCGCTCGCGGACGGCAAGATTGCCAATCGCGGTTTCCTGTTCGGCCCCGACGGCCGGATCGTCAATCGCTACGACAAGATCCACATGTTCGACGTCGACCTCGACAATGGCGAAAGCTGGCGTGAAAGTGCGGCCTATACGGCCGGCTCGGAGGCGCGCGTCCTGTCGCTGCCCTTTGCCGAAATGGGCTTTGCGATCTGCTACGACGTGCGTTTTCCGGCGCTCTTCCGCGCCCAGGCGGTTGCCGGTGCCGAAGTGATGACGGTTCCGGCCGCCTTCACCAAGCAGACCGGCGAGGCGCATTGGGAGATATTGCTCAGGGCACGCGCGATCGAGAACGGTGTCTTCGTCATTGCCGCGGCGCAGGCCGGCCGGCACGAGGACGGGCGCGAGACCTTCGGCCATTCGATGATCATCGATCCCTGGGGCACGGTGCTGGCCTCGGCCGGCGCCACCGGCGAGGCTGTTATTGTCGCCGAGATCGATCCCGCCGCAGTCAAGGCTGCGCATGACAAGATCCCGAACCTCAGGAACGGCCGGGAATTCTCGGTCGAGAAGATTGCGGGGGCAGTCGCAGGAGGCGTCGCCGCTTGA
- the grxC gene encoding glutaredoxin 3 — translation MVPVTIYTRQFCGYCTRAKSLLEEKGVDYVEHDATYSPDLRQEMIGKSNGRTTFPQIFIGADHVGGCDDLFALDRAGKLDPMLAA, via the coding sequence ATGGTACCCGTCACTATTTATACGCGGCAATTCTGCGGCTATTGCACCCGCGCTAAGTCCCTTCTCGAAGAAAAGGGCGTCGATTACGTTGAGCACGATGCGACATATTCACCGGACCTTCGCCAGGAAATGATCGGCAAGTCGAACGGCCGCACCACCTTTCCGCAGATCTTCATCGGCGCCGATCATGTCGGCGGCTGCGACGATCTCTTTGCGCTCGATCGGGCCGGCAAGCTCGATCCGATGCTGGCGGCCTGA
- a CDS encoding ComF family protein, which produces MRPIDFERPAEFLRAQLLRPFSALADFLYPPACSVCGISTGGHRGVCAKCWSGIRFIERPYCEVLGIPFSHDLGAGILSAEAIANPPPFDRLRSAATHDHAVRDLVHGLKYRDRTDLAPMMAAWMLRASDGTVESCDALIPVPLHRTRMLARKFNQAAELARHMARLSGKPLLAATLIRVKRTSQQVGLGAKAREDNVRGAFAIAKGCENDIFGKRIVLIDDVYTTGATVSAASRTLRKAGAAEITVLTFARALSEPI; this is translated from the coding sequence ATGAGACCGATTGATTTCGAAAGACCGGCGGAGTTCTTGCGGGCGCAGCTCTTGCGGCCGTTTTCGGCGCTTGCCGATTTCCTTTATCCGCCAGCCTGTTCCGTCTGCGGCATTTCCACCGGCGGCCATCGCGGCGTCTGCGCGAAATGCTGGTCCGGCATCCGTTTCATCGAACGGCCCTATTGCGAAGTGCTCGGCATTCCCTTCTCGCACGATCTCGGCGCCGGCATCCTCAGTGCCGAGGCGATCGCCAACCCGCCGCCTTTCGACCGGCTGCGCTCGGCTGCAACCCACGACCATGCGGTGCGTGATCTCGTGCACGGATTGAAATATCGCGATCGCACCGATCTGGCGCCGATGATGGCCGCCTGGATGCTGCGCGCTTCCGACGGGACGGTCGAAAGCTGCGATGCGCTGATCCCGGTGCCGCTGCACCGCACCCGGATGCTGGCGCGCAAATTCAACCAGGCGGCCGAGCTCGCCCGCCACATGGCAAGGCTCTCGGGCAAGCCGCTGCTTGCCGCCACGCTTATTCGCGTCAAGCGCACCAGCCAGCAGGTCGGCCTCGGCGCCAAGGCGCGCGAGGACAATGTCAGGGGCGCTTTCGCGATTGCCAAGGGTTGCGAAAACGACATTTTCGGCAAGCGCATCGTCCTTATCGACGACGTCTATACGACTGGAGCGACGGTTTCCGCGGCAAGCCGGACGCTGCGTAAGGCGGGCGCCGCCGAGATCACGGTTTTGACCTTTGCAAGGGCTCTCTCCGAGCCTATATGA